A genome region from Firmicutes bacterium HGW-Firmicutes-1 includes the following:
- a CDS encoding ribose-phosphate pyrophosphokinase (catalyzes the formation of 5-phospho-alpha-D-ribose 1-phosphate from D-ribose 5-phosphate and ATP), whose protein sequence is MTSTIKNTEGIKIFAGSAHKELAKNIARFLGLELSQSEAGHFSDGETYVKVNEMVRGVDCFIIQPTSQPGNDNLMELLIMIDALRRASAGRITAVMPYYGYARQDRKARARDPISARMVADLIQSAGADRILTMDLHCAQIEGFFTIPVDHMRGTPLLVKYYSDKFSEDKDTIAVVAPDVGSVKRTRAFAEKLDVPMAIIDKRRAEANVSEVMHIIGNVQGKKVILVDDMIDTAGTICNAANALKDHGAIEVFACCTHGVLSGPALERIEKSAIKELVILDTIALPEEKKSDKIKQLSVAQILAESIHSIHYNESVSKLFH, encoded by the coding sequence ATGACGAGTACTATCAAAAACACAGAAGGCATTAAGATTTTTGCAGGAAGTGCACACAAGGAATTAGCTAAGAATATAGCAAGGTTCTTGGGGTTAGAGTTATCACAATCAGAAGCGGGTCATTTTAGTGATGGAGAAACTTATGTTAAGGTGAATGAAATGGTACGTGGTGTAGATTGCTTTATCATTCAGCCAACTTCTCAACCAGGAAATGATAATTTAATGGAATTACTCATTATGATTGATGCTTTAAGAAGGGCATCAGCGGGTAGAATTACAGCAGTAATGCCTTACTATGGATATGCTAGACAAGATAGAAAAGCTAGAGCGAGAGATCCAATCAGTGCAAGAATGGTAGCTGATTTAATTCAATCAGCAGGTGCAGACAGAATTTTAACTATGGATTTACATTGTGCGCAAATTGAAGGATTCTTTACGATACCAGTTGATCATATGAGAGGAACACCTTTACTCGTCAAATATTATTCTGATAAATTCTCCGAAGATAAAGACACAATTGCAGTAGTAGCTCCAGATGTGGGTAGTGTTAAAAGAACTCGCGCATTTGCTGAAAAGTTAGATGTTCCAATGGCAATTATAGATAAAAGAAGAGCAGAAGCAAACGTAAGTGAAGTAATGCATATAATAGGTAACGTACAAGGCAAAAAGGTAATCTTAGTAGATGATATGATAGATACAGCTGGAACCATCTGTAATGCTGCAAATGCATTAAAGGATCATGGCGCGATAGAGGTTTTTGCCTGTTGTACCCATGGGGTATTATCGGGGCCAGCCCTTGAACGAATTGAAAAATCAGCTATAAAAGAGTTGGTTATACTAGATACCATTGCGTTACCTGAAGAAAAAAAATCTGATAAAATTAAGCAGCTCTCAGTTGCACAAATTTTAGCAGAATCCATACATAGCATTCACTACAATGAATCTGTGTCAAAGCTATTTCACTAA
- the glmU gene encoding bifunctional UDP-N-acetylglucosamine diphosphorylase/glucosamine-1-phosphate N-acetyltransferase GlmU (forms a homotrimer; catalyzes the acetylation of glucosamine-1-phosphate and uridylation of N-acetylglucosamine-1-phosphate to produce UDP-GlcNAc; function in cell wall synthesis) — translation MSKLKAVILAAGAGTRMVSEIPKVLHKVLDRSMLVYVIEAAKEAGAEEVCVVVGHKAETVINETPCEVEFVEQKEQLGTGHAVMQADKFIGDEGNVLILFGDTPLITGNTLKGMVDYHNTNGNSVTVLSTLVSNPEGYGRIIRDNNNTFIKSIEHKDATLEELKVNEINSGMYCFDAAVLKEALKTITPHNAQGEYYLPDAVLYVIEKKLKADALIIDSYEEIIGVNSRVQLAEVSKIMQKRINEQHMLSGVTMINPEQAYIGKDVVIGMDTVIYPNSFLEGKTSIGVNCTIGPNAKLISSVVNDYSTIDQSTVIKSSIGEHTNVGPYAYVRPDCTIGDHVKIGDFVEIKNAMIGNNTKVSHLTYIGDADVGEYVNFGCGTVVVNYDGVHKHRTSIKDYAFIGCNTNLISPVNVEEKAYTAAGSTITKDVPAYSLGIARAQQVNIEDWVKRKRNKPF, via the coding sequence ATGAGTAAGCTAAAAGCAGTGATTTTGGCAGCTGGTGCAGGAACGAGAATGGTATCTGAAATACCAAAAGTTTTGCATAAAGTACTTGATCGATCGATGCTTGTCTATGTTATTGAAGCGGCTAAAGAAGCAGGAGCCGAAGAAGTTTGTGTTGTTGTTGGACACAAAGCGGAAACAGTAATCAATGAAACACCTTGTGAAGTAGAGTTTGTTGAACAAAAGGAACAGCTTGGAACAGGTCATGCAGTGATGCAAGCTGACAAATTTATTGGCGATGAAGGCAATGTGTTAATTCTTTTCGGAGATACGCCACTCATTACGGGAAATACTCTTAAAGGTATGGTGGATTACCATAACACAAATGGGAATTCTGTTACTGTACTGTCTACGTTGGTTTCAAATCCAGAAGGATACGGAAGGATTATTAGAGATAATAATAACACTTTTATAAAAAGTATAGAACATAAAGATGCAACCCTTGAAGAACTAAAAGTAAATGAAATAAATTCAGGTATGTACTGCTTTGATGCAGCCGTTCTTAAAGAAGCCTTAAAGACAATTACACCTCACAATGCCCAGGGAGAATATTATTTACCTGATGCAGTCCTTTACGTTATAGAGAAAAAATTAAAAGCTGATGCATTAATAATTGATTCATATGAAGAGATTATTGGAGTTAACTCTAGAGTGCAATTGGCAGAAGTCTCAAAAATCATGCAAAAGCGAATTAATGAACAGCATATGTTAAGTGGAGTTACAATGATCAATCCTGAGCAAGCCTATATTGGGAAAGATGTAGTAATAGGTATGGATACGGTTATTTATCCTAACTCCTTTCTTGAAGGCAAAACATCTATTGGAGTAAATTGTACGATAGGTCCAAATGCCAAGCTCATTAGTAGTGTAGTGAATGATTATTCTACAATAGATCAATCCACAGTGATTAAAAGTTCAATAGGCGAGCATACAAATGTTGGTCCATATGCATATGTTAGACCTGATTGTACAATAGGTGATCATGTGAAGATTGGCGATTTTGTGGAAATAAAGAATGCCATGATTGGTAACAATACAAAAGTGTCCCATTTGACTTATATCGGCGATGCTGATGTAGGTGAATATGTTAATTTTGGTTGTGGAACAGTAGTGGTAAATTATGATGGCGTTCATAAACATAGAACATCAATTAAAGATTATGCATTTATTGGATGCAATACAAATCTGATATCTCCGGTTAATGTTGAAGAAAAAGCTTATACGGCTGCAGGATCAACAATTACAAAAGACGTTCCTGCCTATAGTTTGGGAATTGCTAGAGCACAACAAGTTAATATAGAAGATTGGGTTAAACGTAAACGAAATAAGCCTTTTTAG
- a CDS encoding septation protein SpoVG — MEITDVRVRKVAKDGKMKAVVSVTFENEFVVHDIKIIEGEKGLFIAMPSRKALDGEFRDIAHPINSETRDRIQKSILEKYQAILLTDNAIDEIAISEDVD, encoded by the coding sequence ATGGAGATTACAGATGTAAGAGTACGTAAAGTTGCAAAAGATGGTAAAATGAAAGCTGTGGTATCGGTAACTTTCGAAAATGAATTTGTAGTACATGATATTAAGATTATCGAAGGGGAAAAAGGGTTATTTATTGCTATGCCAAGTAGAAAAGCTCTAGATGGTGAATTCAGAGACATAGCGCATCCTATTAATTCTGAAACTAGGGATAGAATCCAAAAGTCCATATTAGAAAAATATCAAGCCATCTTATTAACCGACAATGCAATTGATGAAATTGCAATTTCCGAAGATGTAGATTAA
- the glgD gene encoding glucose-1-phosphate adenylyltransferase subunit GlgD, giving the protein MRALGIILAGGKNERLKELTYQRALAAMPVAGSYRAIDFALSNMANSGVNKVAVVTQYNSRPLVEHLSSSKWWDFGRKHGGLFVFTPYITHDNSMWYRGTADAIYQNMEYLKSSHEPYAIIASGDGICKIDYNEVLAYHVDKRADITIICKEIKDENLHRFGVVQVDDDNRIIELEEKPITPQGNIVSTGIYIIRRRLLIELIEEIAKEERYDFVNDIIIRYRKQKKIYAYIHEGYWRSIASLEAYFKTNMDFLEKSIRDTFFRTEPTIMSKVEDEPPAKFNVGARVRNSLSSSGCIINGQVEDSMLFRKVFIGKNTIVRNSIILNGTYVGDNCLIENCIVDSRSNIPNDSVHKANAGEIEIVIKREPFYL; this is encoded by the coding sequence ATGAGAGCCTTAGGTATTATTTTAGCGGGTGGTAAAAATGAAAGACTTAAGGAATTGACATATCAGAGAGCTCTTGCTGCAATGCCAGTAGCTGGAAGTTATCGAGCAATTGATTTCGCATTAAGCAATATGGCAAATTCAGGAGTTAATAAGGTTGCTGTTGTAACGCAGTATAATTCAAGACCTTTAGTAGAACATTTAAGTTCATCAAAATGGTGGGATTTTGGAAGAAAGCATGGTGGCCTATTTGTTTTCACGCCATATATTACTCATGATAATAGCATGTGGTATAGAGGAACAGCGGATGCAATCTATCAAAATATGGAATATTTAAAAAGTAGCCATGAGCCCTATGCAATTATTGCTTCAGGAGATGGCATTTGCAAAATAGATTACAATGAAGTTTTAGCATATCATGTTGATAAAAGAGCTGACATTACAATTATTTGTAAAGAGATCAAAGATGAGAATTTGCATAGATTTGGAGTAGTACAAGTTGATGATGATAACCGTATCATTGAGCTTGAAGAAAAGCCGATTACACCACAAGGAAATATTGTATCTACTGGAATTTACATTATTAGAAGAAGACTTTTAATTGAACTGATCGAAGAAATTGCAAAAGAAGAACGTTACGATTTTGTAAATGATATTATTATTAGATATAGAAAACAAAAGAAGATCTATGCATATATTCATGAGGGCTATTGGAGAAGTATAGCTAGTCTAGAAGCATACTTTAAAACAAATATGGACTTTTTAGAAAAGAGCATAAGAGATACCTTTTTTAGAACTGAGCCAACTATCATGTCCAAGGTTGAAGACGAACCACCAGCTAAATTTAATGTTGGTGCAAGAGTAAGAAACAGTCTATCCTCTAGTGGTTGCATCATTAATGGTCAAGTTGAAGATTCTATGTTATTTAGAAAAGTTTTTATAGGTAAGAATACAATTGTTCGAAATTCAATTATATTAAATGGAACATATGTGGGTGATAACTGCTTAATTGAAAATTGCATTGTTGATAGTAGATCCAACATACCAAATGATTCAGTACACAAAGCCAATGCAGGTGAAATAGAAATTGTTATAAAGCGAGAACCGTTTTATTTGTAA
- a CDS encoding glucose-1-phosphate adenylyltransferase: MGGKGVQKKEIVAMLLAGGQGSRLGILTKHIAKPAVAFGGKYKIIDFPLSNCINSGIDTVGVLTQYQPLKLNRHIGIGIPWDLDRSYGGVTILPPYVSDASGAWYSGTANAVFQNIPFMDYYDPEYVLILSGDHIYKMDYEMMLNCHKKKNADATIAVLKVPLDEAHRFGIMNTGEDNKIVEFEEKPKNPKNDLASMGIYIFNWKVLKQALLANEKRHDDSDFGKHIIPSLLKKGNSLYAYEFDGFWKDVGTLEAYWQANMELINIVPEFNLYEPYWKIYTKNAIQPPQFIGSDANLETCILGDGTEIYGEVYNSVIGSNVTIGKGTVIKNSIIMSDTKISDNCYIDRTIIAEECNIGDGVKLGYGDYSINKELPNIYESGLTVIGEKTFIPNNVVVGKNCALYGKLNSANFLNNRLESGENLILEEVEE; this comes from the coding sequence ATGGGAGGAAAAGGCGTGCAAAAAAAAGAGATTGTTGCAATGTTGTTAGCTGGAGGGCAAGGAAGTAGACTGGGAATTTTGACAAAACATATTGCCAAGCCCGCAGTTGCCTTTGGAGGCAAGTATAAAATAATCGATTTTCCATTAAGCAATTGTATCAATTCAGGAATTGATACGGTAGGAGTTTTAACTCAATATCAACCCTTAAAGTTGAATCGTCATATTGGCATTGGAATTCCGTGGGATTTGGATAGAAGTTATGGTGGGGTAACAATACTACCACCGTATGTAAGCGATGCAAGTGGTGCGTGGTATTCGGGTACTGCAAATGCAGTATTTCAAAATATACCTTTTATGGACTATTATGATCCAGAATATGTTCTAATATTATCTGGTGATCATATATATAAAATGGATTACGAAATGATGTTAAATTGTCACAAGAAAAAAAATGCAGATGCAACGATAGCAGTGCTTAAAGTGCCGTTGGATGAAGCACATAGATTTGGTATTATGAATACTGGGGAAGATAATAAGATTGTTGAATTTGAAGAGAAACCTAAAAACCCAAAAAACGACTTGGCTTCTATGGGTATTTATATATTTAATTGGAAAGTTCTTAAACAAGCACTATTGGCCAATGAAAAAAGACATGATGACAGTGATTTTGGTAAACATATTATTCCATCTTTATTAAAAAAGGGCAATAGTCTATATGCTTATGAATTTGATGGCTTTTGGAAAGACGTAGGAACACTAGAGGCGTATTGGCAAGCAAATATGGAGCTAATCAATATCGTTCCTGAGTTTAATTTATACGAGCCATATTGGAAAATTTACACTAAAAATGCAATTCAACCGCCTCAATTTATAGGATCTGATGCAAATCTGGAAACGTGCATATTAGGTGATGGTACTGAAATATATGGCGAAGTCTATAATTCTGTTATTGGTTCTAATGTAACCATTGGAAAAGGAACAGTCATTAAAAATTCTATCATTATGAGCGATACAAAAATATCTGACAATTGTTATATTGATCGTACCATTATTGCGGAAGAATGCAACATCGGTGATGGAGTAAAGCTTGGTTATGGTGATTATTCTATCAATAAAGAATTACCGAATATCTATGAATCAGGATTGACAGTGATTGGAGAAAAAACATTTATACCTAACAATGTAGTTGTAGGAAAAAATTGTGCTCTTTATGGAAAATTAAACAGTGCTAATTTCTTAAACAATAGATTAGAAAGTGGAGAAAATTTAATATTAGAGGAGGTTGAAGAATGA
- a CDS encoding pur operon repressor, translating into MNNKLNKAERLSYITKILVENPSKVFTLQYFSEILDCAKSTLSEDVDVIGKLLKSTNQGEIYSLAGASGGVYYAPTFTKEQMEDEKIELCKNLNDKKRIITGGYLYMNDIFYDPRKLKKIARAMVTSFLHQEIDYVVTIETKGIPLATVLAGMLNKPIIIVRKSARLTEGPTIQMNYLAGSSRTIKTMALPIRALERGSKVLFVDDFMKAGGTAKGVIDLMKEFDVKVVGVSVVMATKEPVKKLVENYYSLIELEDIDEERKTIKIYPKK; encoded by the coding sequence GTGAATAATAAACTTAACAAGGCAGAAAGACTATCCTATATAACCAAAATACTTGTAGAAAATCCATCAAAGGTTTTTACTCTTCAATACTTTTCTGAAATATTAGATTGTGCAAAATCAACCTTAAGTGAAGATGTAGATGTTATAGGGAAGCTTTTAAAAAGTACTAATCAAGGAGAAATATATTCACTAGCTGGAGCTTCCGGGGGAGTTTACTATGCACCCACTTTTACGAAAGAACAAATGGAAGATGAAAAAATTGAGTTATGTAAAAACTTAAATGATAAAAAAAGAATAATAACCGGTGGATATTTGTATATGAACGACATTTTCTATGATCCTAGAAAGCTTAAAAAGATTGCCAGAGCCATGGTTACTTCTTTTTTGCATCAAGAAATTGATTATGTTGTTACTATAGAAACAAAGGGCATTCCTCTTGCAACTGTGCTTGCAGGGATGCTGAATAAGCCAATCATTATAGTAAGAAAATCAGCCAGACTTACGGAAGGGCCAACTATTCAGATGAATTACTTGGCTGGTTCATCAAGAACAATTAAGACAATGGCATTGCCAATTAGAGCATTAGAAAGAGGAAGCAAAGTATTGTTTGTAGATGACTTCATGAAGGCGGGAGGGACAGCGAAGGGTGTAATTGATTTGATGAAGGAATTTGATGTAAAGGTAGTGGGTGTTTCAGTGGTAATGGCAACGAAGGAGCCGGTAAAAAAGCTTGTTGAGAACTATTATTCACTTATAGAACTAGAAGATATTGATGAGGAAAGAAAAACAATAAAGATATATCCAAAAAAATAG
- a CDS encoding UDP-N-acetylmuramate--L-alanine ligase gives MYKIDFNKPLNVHFIGIGGISMSGLAEILINNHFTISGSDIAHSKMTEHLQSIGITVYIGHHAENLTNSLDLIVYTAAISKDNPELLSAKALSIPTMDRAELLGQIMANYTHSIGVAGTHGKTTTTSMMSQILLDANLDPTITVGGILDILDGNIRVGSSNYFITEACEYANSFLKFSPLIAIVLNVEEDHLDFFKDINDIRSSFAGYLNNVPENGYIIMNSDIENYLGLLEGLNCNIITYGTNEAISDWTCKNVSFNEKGCGNYDLYYKAKLVDHIQINSTGIHNVYNSIAAIAAAHTIGIDITSSKSSLENFSGPKRRFEYKGSLKGVTVIDDYAHHPTEIEATIKAAQKLEYNKLWIVFQPHTYSRTKAFLNNFAKALSIADHVIITDIYAAREKDPGDIHSTDLLVQMKDINENCHYFASFDDIEIFLLENLVPNDVLITMGAGNIYIVGEDLLNG, from the coding sequence ATGTATAAAATTGATTTTAATAAACCTTTGAACGTACATTTCATTGGCATCGGTGGCATTAGTATGAGTGGTCTTGCAGAAATACTAATTAACAATCACTTTACTATTTCCGGTTCCGATATAGCACATTCAAAAATGACAGAACACTTACAAAGCATAGGTATAACTGTTTATATAGGTCACCATGCAGAAAACTTAACGAACTCTTTAGATTTAATCGTTTATACGGCTGCTATTTCTAAAGATAATCCCGAGCTATTGTCGGCAAAGGCATTGTCAATTCCAACTATGGATAGGGCTGAACTTCTTGGCCAAATAATGGCTAATTATACCCATTCTATTGGTGTTGCAGGTACTCATGGTAAGACAACAACGACTTCTATGATGTCTCAAATCCTGCTAGATGCAAATTTAGATCCTACAATAACTGTTGGGGGCATACTTGATATACTTGATGGTAATATTCGAGTTGGTAGCTCTAATTATTTTATTACAGAAGCTTGCGAATATGCCAATAGTTTTTTAAAATTTTCACCACTTATAGCAATTGTTCTAAATGTGGAAGAAGATCATCTAGATTTTTTCAAGGATATCAATGATATTAGAAGCTCCTTTGCTGGATATTTAAATAATGTACCCGAAAATGGTTATATCATTATGAATAGTGATATCGAAAACTATTTAGGTTTATTAGAAGGACTTAATTGCAATATCATTACCTATGGTACAAATGAAGCTATCTCCGATTGGACATGTAAAAACGTAAGCTTTAACGAAAAAGGTTGCGGCAACTATGACTTATATTATAAGGCAAAGCTAGTTGATCATATTCAAATTAACTCAACTGGAATCCATAATGTATATAACTCAATTGCTGCTATAGCAGCTGCCCATACGATTGGAATAGACATCACCTCATCAAAAAGCTCTCTTGAAAATTTTTCTGGGCCTAAAAGACGATTTGAGTATAAAGGTTCTTTAAAGGGAGTAACTGTTATCGATGATTATGCTCATCACCCTACCGAAATTGAAGCTACTATTAAAGCAGCACAAAAACTTGAATATAATAAGTTATGGATTGTATTTCAACCTCATACTTATTCTAGAACAAAAGCTTTTCTAAATAACTTTGCAAAAGCATTGTCAATAGCTGACCATGTCATAATCACGGATATTTATGCTGCAAGAGAAAAAGATCCAGGTGATATTCATTCAACTGACTTATTAGTACAAATGAAAGATATAAATGAAAACTGTCATTATTTTGCTTCTTTTGATGACATTGAAATATTTTTATTAGAGAATCTTGTTCCTAACGATGTGTTGATAACTATGGGAGCTGGAAATATTTATATTGTTGGCGAAGATCTCCTTAATGGATAG
- a CDS encoding DNA replication protein DnaD, giving the protein MNTIKINPSSNKNYIFVPNWFVDDYMANSNGDFVKVYLLLLRYDSNDTSEFSTTNFADQLHLTDSDIIRALKYWASMKILSLEEKGKEITAISFLEPNQPESEVAIALESKPLEVDTLHLDLSTKPQYNMEELSAFVAATAYKDLIYVTGRYLGKILNQQDLGTLISFHDWLGLPIDVIEWLIEYCASNDHRNMRYIEKVAIEWADNNIDSLDKAKVHTETYNKKYYAIKKALGFANRNPVLFEIKTMDKWIEEYRFDLEIILEACNRTMKQAPNGSFNYTDKILTQWYKKKVHTLQDIKLLDQEHNSKSTQAKGSITPITSNNKFINFEQRDYDFDKIEKKAMEMVLKENTEGGYK; this is encoded by the coding sequence ATGAATACGATAAAAATCAATCCATCTTCAAATAAAAACTACATATTTGTTCCTAATTGGTTTGTCGACGACTATATGGCAAACTCAAATGGTGATTTTGTTAAAGTTTACCTTCTATTGCTTCGTTATGATTCTAATGATACCAGCGAGTTCTCTACGACAAATTTCGCTGATCAGCTCCATTTAACAGATTCTGACATCATAAGAGCACTGAAATATTGGGCTTCAATGAAGATCCTGAGTCTTGAAGAGAAGGGCAAAGAAATCACTGCAATTTCTTTTTTAGAACCCAATCAACCTGAAAGCGAAGTAGCAATTGCACTTGAATCGAAACCTCTTGAAGTTGATACTCTTCATTTAGATCTATCAACAAAGCCTCAATACAACATGGAAGAATTATCCGCCTTTGTAGCTGCAACAGCTTATAAGGACTTAATATATGTTACTGGTAGATACTTAGGTAAAATTTTAAATCAACAAGATTTGGGTACTTTAATTAGTTTTCATGATTGGCTAGGCTTACCTATAGACGTTATAGAATGGCTCATTGAATATTGCGCATCAAATGATCATAGAAATATGCGTTATATAGAAAAAGTTGCTATAGAATGGGCTGATAATAATATTGATTCATTAGATAAAGCAAAGGTACATACAGAAACCTATAACAAGAAATACTATGCTATAAAAAAAGCGCTGGGCTTTGCAAATAGAAATCCAGTCCTTTTTGAAATCAAAACAATGGATAAATGGATTGAAGAATATCGCTTCGATTTAGAAATTATTCTTGAGGCTTGTAATCGTACTATGAAACAAGCTCCAAATGGTTCTTTTAACTATACAGATAAAATCTTAACCCAATGGTATAAAAAGAAAGTACATACATTACAAGATATTAAACTACTAGATCAAGAACATAACTCAAAATCCACGCAGGCAAAAGGTTCTATAACACCTATAACTTCAAATAACAAGTTTATTAACTTTGAACAAAGGGATTATGACTTCGACAAAATCGAAAAGAAAGCTATGGAAATGGTTTTAAAAGAAAATACTGAAGGGGGTTATAAATAA
- a CDS encoding DNA replication protein DnaC, with protein sequence MPLSSSQFKSILREYDYKRTKNAQTLRDRHIEIKEKISKIEVLDAKIATRGIDASKLIIKEPQNRDLHLQTLKTELQVLKEEKQNLLEKYGYNKFYLDPIYDCEICKDTGYVESKKCLCLKQSLVDIAYEQSNLKDILLKENFSTFSFDYYSSDKLQGVGTSPLENMKGVYHRCKKFVESFDQEFSNLILFGQTGLGKTFLCNCIAKELLDSSYTVLYLSAFKLFKLLETYRFKNDDQEISFDDIDDIYTCDLLIIDDLGSEVINSFTSSELFSCLNTRLLTKKPTVISTNLHPSGLSKYYSDRIVSRILGDFAALQLIGDDIRLQKYN encoded by the coding sequence ATGCCCTTATCTTCTTCTCAATTTAAATCAATATTACGAGAATATGATTATAAAAGAACAAAAAATGCGCAAACACTACGCGATAGGCACATTGAGATTAAAGAAAAAATTAGCAAAATAGAAGTATTAGACGCTAAAATAGCAACTAGAGGAATTGACGCCTCTAAGCTTATTATAAAAGAACCTCAAAATAGAGATTTGCATTTACAAACATTAAAAACTGAACTTCAAGTACTCAAAGAAGAAAAACAGAATTTATTAGAAAAATATGGATATAATAAGTTTTACTTAGATCCTATTTACGATTGTGAAATATGCAAAGATACTGGTTATGTAGAAAGCAAGAAGTGCTTATGCTTAAAACAATCCTTAGTTGATATCGCCTATGAACAATCTAATTTAAAAGACATCTTGTTAAAAGAGAATTTTTCCACTTTCTCCTTTGATTATTATTCCTCAGATAAGCTTCAAGGTGTAGGCACCTCTCCTTTAGAAAACATGAAGGGCGTTTATCACAGATGTAAGAAATTTGTTGAAAGCTTTGATCAAGAGTTCTCAAATTTAATTCTTTTTGGGCAAACAGGCCTCGGAAAAACCTTTCTTTGCAATTGCATTGCTAAGGAATTACTAGATTCTTCCTATACTGTGCTGTATTTGTCGGCTTTTAAATTGTTTAAGCTTCTTGAAACCTATCGCTTCAAAAATGATGATCAAGAAATATCTTTTGATGATATAGACGATATCTACACTTGTGACTTACTAATAATCGACGACCTTGGTTCGGAAGTAATCAACTCTTTCACAAGCTCAGAATTATTCAGCTGTTTAAATACTCGCTTGTTAACAAAAAAACCAACAGTTATTTCAACAAATCTTCACCCATCAGGCTTATCGAAGTACTATTCCGATCGAATCGTATCGAGAATCCTAGGTGATTTTGCAGCTTTGCAGTTAATCGGAGACGATATTAGACTCCAGAAATATAATTAG